In a single window of the Coffea eugenioides isolate CCC68of chromosome 3, Ceug_1.0, whole genome shotgun sequence genome:
- the LOC113765362 gene encoding syntaxin-61 — protein MSSSAQDPFYIVMEEIQDSIDKLLSSFHKWERLAPDSGEQLNLTKELLAGCESIQWQVDELDKTISVAAGDPSWYGINEPELEKRRRWTSNARSQVGNMKKAIVAGKESNGLSSSNVNGMRRELMRMPNSQQTDRSNQYVTQANDDLISSESDRQLLLIKQQDEELDELSASVERIGGVGLTIHEELLAHEKIIDDLGTEMEGTSNRLDFVQKKVGMVMKKAGAKGQFMMILFLLVLFIILFVLVFFT, from the exons atgtcATCTTCAGCTCAGGACCCTTTCTACATTGTTATGGAAGAGATCCAAGATTCT ATTGACAAGTTGCTATCTAGCTTTCACAAATGGGAGCGTCTTGCTCCAGATAGTGGAGAGCAACTAAATCTGACCAAGGAACTTCTTGCTGGTTGTGAGAGCATTCAGTGGCAG GTGGATGAATTGGATAAAACAATTTCTGTAGCAGCAGGAGATCCTTCATGGTATGGTATCAATGAACCAGAGCttgagaaaagaagaagatggaCCAGCAATGCTCGAAGTCAG GTTGGCAATATGAAGAAGGCAATAGTAGCTGGGAAGGAGTCTAATGGCTTAAGCTCTTCAAATGTAAATGGAATGCGTAGGGAACTCATGAGAATGCCAAATTCGCAACAGACGGACAGATCCAACCAGTATGTTACACAAGCTAATGATGATCTCATATCCTCAGAATCAGACAGACAGCTACTTCTCATAAA GCAACAAGATGAAGAGTTGGATGAGCTCAGTGCTAGTGTAGAAAGAATTGGTGGTGTTGGCCTTACGATACATGAAGAACTTCTTGCACAT GAAAAGATTATAGATGACTTGGGTACAGAGATGGAGGGAACATCAAATCGCCTTGATTTTGTTCAG AAAAAGGTTGGCATGGTAATGAAGAAGGCTGGAGCCAAGGGTCAATTTATGATGATTTTGTTCCTTCTCGTTTTGTTTATCATTCTGTTTGTGCTGGTCTTTTTCACTTAG